One Vitis vinifera cultivar Pinot Noir 40024 chromosome 8, ASM3070453v1 genomic window carries:
- the LOC100255634 gene encoding uncharacterized protein LOC100255634 isoform X2: MEKEEKSQRTYKGPETDFFLQWGNRKRLRCVRVKDPNVSVRSNGAIRRKITSRIDRSVVTGSEKESAHLQPSRFTRNTEGATLRSVTNENRKSGSSEKEDRYYTTRGSAGMDDNGKVSVEGGGGGDDRGLVWPKLYISLSSKEKEEDFMAMKGCKLPQRPKKRAKIIQRSLLLVSPGAWLSDMCQERYEVREKKTSKKRPRGLKAMGSMESDSE, encoded by the exons ATGGAGAAGGAAGAGAAGAGCCAGAGAACCTATAAAGGTCCAGAAACTGATTTTTTCTTACAGTGGGGTAATAGGAAGAGGCTTAGATGTGTGAGGGTCAAAGACCCAAATGTTTCAGTTCGATCCAATGGTGCTATTCGCAGGAAAATCACATCTCGTATTGATCGCTCCGTCGTCACTGGTTCTGAGAAAGAAAGCGCTCATCTTCAACCCAGTCGCTTCACAAG GAATACAGAGGGTGCGACGCTTAGATCGGTGACAAACGAGAACCGGAAATCGGGTTCGTCGGAGAAGGAAGATCGGTACTACACGACCAGAGGATCGGCGGGTATGGATGATAACGGCAAAGTTTCGGTTGAGGGTGGAGGAGGAGGTGATGACAGAGGTCTGGTGTGGCCAAAACTCTATATTTCACTGTCCAGCAAAGAGAAAGAGGAGGACTTTATGGCTATGAAAGGCTGTAAACTCCCTCAAAGGCCTAAGAAAAGAGCCAAGATCATTCAGAGAAGCTTACTT TTGGTGAGTCCAGGGGCATGGTTGTCTGATATGTGTCAAGAGAGGTATGAGGTGAGGGAGAAGAAGACTTCTAAGAAG AGACCAAGAGGATTGAAGGCCATGGGAAGTATGGAAAGTGATTCAGAATGA
- the LOC100255634 gene encoding uncharacterized protein LOC100255634 isoform X1, whose protein sequence is MEKEEKSQRTYKGPETDFFLQWGNRKRLRCVRVKDPNVSVRSNGAIRRKITSRIDRSVVTGSEKESAHLQPSRFTRNTEGATLRSVTNENRKSGSSEKEDRYYTTRGSAGMDDNGKVSVEGGGGGDDRGLVWPKLYISLSSKEKEEDFMAMKGCKLPQRPKKRAKIIQRSLLVSFLFSSSFFQFPILLFSGNLGFLKEFDLRFDFYMQLVSPGAWLSDMCQERYEVREKKTSKKVIFLYFLSPFLLLLFLLFMVVSSNLGLVGYLCDLVFGFVLQRPRGLKAMGSMESDSE, encoded by the exons ATGGAGAAGGAAGAGAAGAGCCAGAGAACCTATAAAGGTCCAGAAACTGATTTTTTCTTACAGTGGGGTAATAGGAAGAGGCTTAGATGTGTGAGGGTCAAAGACCCAAATGTTTCAGTTCGATCCAATGGTGCTATTCGCAGGAAAATCACATCTCGTATTGATCGCTCCGTCGTCACTGGTTCTGAGAAAGAAAGCGCTCATCTTCAACCCAGTCGCTTCACAAG GAATACAGAGGGTGCGACGCTTAGATCGGTGACAAACGAGAACCGGAAATCGGGTTCGTCGGAGAAGGAAGATCGGTACTACACGACCAGAGGATCGGCGGGTATGGATGATAACGGCAAAGTTTCGGTTGAGGGTGGAGGAGGAGGTGATGACAGAGGTCTGGTGTGGCCAAAACTCTATATTTCACTGTCCAGCAAAGAGAAAGAGGAGGACTTTATGGCTATGAAAGGCTGTAAACTCCCTCAAAGGCCTAAGAAAAGAGCCAAGATCATTCAGAGAAGCTTACTTGTAagctttcttttctcttcatccttttttcaatttccaattcttcttttttctggGAATTTGGGGTTTTTGAAGGAGTTTGATTTGAGATTTGATTTTTACATGCAGTTGGTGAGTCCAGGGGCATGGTTGTCTGATATGTGTCAAGAGAGGTATGAGGTGAGGGAGAAGAAGACTTCTAAGAAGGTGATTTTCTTATActttctctctccctttctCCTCCTTCTTTTCCTCTTGTTTATGGTGGTTTCATCAAATCTTGGGTTAGTGGGGTATTTGTGTGATCTGGTGTTTGGGTTTGTGTTGCAGAGACCAAGAGGATTGAAGGCCATGGGAAGTATGGAAAGTGATTCAGAATGA